Proteins from a single region of Palaemon carinicauda isolate YSFRI2023 chromosome 1, ASM3689809v2, whole genome shotgun sequence:
- the LOC137654770 gene encoding uncharacterized protein, protein MKMICLLPVVMMITACSWSSFSNASREKRYLFVNPNAPILLGFLLNMPVSLAIPTIAKGRSLGALNVIYEDDEIPKALYWDPAYEEQLEKLAIYFAHLELFSMGCQERLICELASEPQTFSPISDVFLKELGQHHGPVTRSQDSLMWRYMAAMREGFTDSIDACGLSYPKCSFPAEKILNMPVLKVWQFLASKFNLNLV, encoded by the exons ATGAAGATGATTTGTCTTTTGCCAGTGGTGATGATGATAACAGCTTGCTCGTGGAGCTCTTTCTCAAATGCTTCCAGAGAGAAGAGGTACCTATTCGTAAACCCAAATGCTCCCATTCTTCTTG GCTTCCTTCTTAACATGCCTGTATCTCTAGCGATTCCAACAATAGCGAAAGGGCGATCTCTTGGCGCTCTAAATGTCATTTACGAAGATGATGAGATTCCCAAGGCACTGTACTGGGACCCTGCATACGAAGAACAGCTGGAAAAACTTGccatttattttgcacatttagag CTCTTCTCTATGGGGTGTCAAGAACGACTGATATGTGAACTGGCTTCAGAACCACAGACATTTTCCCCAATTTCCGATGTCTTCTTGAAGGAACTCGG ACAACACCACGGACCCGTCACACGCTCACAAGATTCCCTGATGTGGCGTTACATGGCAGCAATGAGAGAAGGCTTTACAGATTCAATTGATGCATGTGGGTTATCATACCCAAAATGTTCATTTCCCGCAGAGAAAATTCTCAACATGCCAGTACTCAAAGTATGGCAGTTCCTTGCTTCAAAGTTTAATTTGAACTTGGTGTGA